In Leishmania panamensis strain MHOM/PA/94/PSC-1 chromosome 18 sequence, the following proteins share a genomic window:
- the ARPC1 gene encoding actin related protein 2/3 complex, putative (TriTrypDB/GeneDB-style sysID: LpmP.18.0920), whose product MVSVSCVTCTALGSDSGSTGPRLASASPPLAALAFSHDSTLVAYAVRRGKALPRDGKCEDACCIVIANTNASAHCACSTWSVPGAAVAPFSQWTVLQILAGGHDAPITALAWCQRTGALLSTSADRGACVWVPRADAEAAKQPLQASKGETHGVTHIEGENARSPSVVSADAPFCAVPQLAVLSAEVRLCPTCVAWSAKGTKLYIGTSGGTVAVGRYDPRHKWWICRLLDDHRPTLQADLSAEAVSPSPTRACSVTALAAHPVENARLAVARLDGTVQVLSTHIKSVDSALGDAGRGAHGDSAGAAATPFSYVYLSHLLPCWVYGMAWSPSGQQLAVVGHDSGLHVWDWGAAPSSPLGGGRSSKGDCSGDGSSKCAAVHTAMWLCQLPLLRCEFASEDVLVAIGFEGRLCAFKSAAASTQLGVRSQRTWKMVSEHAVTQRVDGAQSAADASAHPPSSETAHLAATGRGDETTARGQSSSPSSSSSTNNNAAGCAIASSARQHVAERSPHTSPVDLLVRIPSSEKASTADSMDAMFVSAGPDGPVHLWRVCHTTITGSRDVPLPPDR is encoded by the coding sequence ATGGTATCGGTGAGCTGTGTGACGTGCACCGCTTTGGGGAGTGACAGCGGGTCCACGGGGCCTCGACTGGCGTCGGCATCACCACCGCTTGCCGCACTTGCCTTTAGCCATGATAGCACGCTGGTGGCCTATGCGGTGCGCCGTGGGAAGGCGCTCCCACGCGATGGCAAATGCGAGGACGCGTGCTGCATCGTGATCGCCAACACAAACGCCTCTGCGCACTGTGCGTGTAGCACTTGGAGCGTacccggcgccgctgtcgcaccCTTTTCGCAGTGGACAGTGCTGCAGATTCTCGCCGGCGGTCACGACGCGCCCATCACCGCGTTAGCGTGGTGCCAGCGCACAggcgccctcctctctacgAGTGCGGACcgcggtgcgtgtgtctgggtgCCGCGTGCGGATGCGGAAGCTGCAAAGCAGCCTTTGCAAGCGTCGAAGGGGGAAACGCACGGTGTCACTCATATCGAGGGAGAAAACGCGCGCTCGCCTTCGGTTGTCTCAGCGGATGCCCCATTTtgtgcggtgccgcagctcgcCGTGCTGAGCGCCGAGGTGCGGCTGTGCCCGACCTGTGTGGCGTGGAGCGCGAAAGGGACAAAGCTGTACATCGGCACCTCcggcggcaccgtcgccgttgGCCGCTACGACCCGCGGCATAAGTGGTGGATCTGCCGACTCCTCGACGACCACCGCCCCACTCTGCAAGCTGACCTGTCAGCTGAGGCGGTGTCACCATCGCCTACGCGCGCGTGCTCGGTCacggcactggcagcgcaTCCCGTCGAGAACGCGAGACTTGCAGTTGCGCGCCTCGATGGAACGGTGCAAGTCCTCTCTACACACATCAAGAGCGTAGACAGCGCGCTGGGAGACGCCGGACGAGGTGCACATGGCGACAgcgcaggtgcagctgcaacgCCTTTTAGTTACGTGTACCTCTCACACCTCCTTCCTTGCTGGGTGTACGGTATGGCCTGGAGCCCCTctgggcagcagctggcagTGGTGGGTCATGACAGTGGCCTCCACGTGTGGGACTGGGGCGCTGCGCCATCCTCGCCTCTAGGAGggggccgcagcagcaagggcgACTGCTCCGGCGATGGCTCTAGCAAatgtgcagcagtgcacacgGCGATGTGGCTTTGCCAGCTCCCGCTGCTACGGTGCGAGTTCGCCTCGGAAGACGTACTTGTGGCCATCGGATTCGAAGGACGGCTTTGCGCCTTCaagtcggcagcagcgtcgacgcAGCTGGGTGTCCGGAGTCAGCGAACGTGGAAGATGGTGTCGGAACACGCGGTGACGCAACGGGTGGATGGCGCGCAGAGTGCTGCGGATGCGTCGGCGCATCCGCCGTCTAGTGAAACAGCGCACCTAGCTGCCACGGGCAGAGGGGATGAGACAACCGCCCGCGGGCAATCATCGTCGCCAAGTTCATCCAGCTCCACAAACAATAATGCAGCGGGCTGCGCCATTGCTTCATCTGCTCGGCAGCACGTCGCCGAGCGTTCTCCACACACGTCGCCTGTTGACCTGCTGGTACGCATTCCCTCGAGCGAGAAGGCCTCCACCGCTGATTCGATGGACGCAATGTTTGTGTCAGCCGGGCCCGACGGTCCCGTGCACCTCTGGCGAGTGTGCCACACGACCATCACCGGCAGTAGGGACgtaccccttccccctgATAGGTGA
- a CDS encoding hypothetical protein (TriTrypDB/GeneDB-style sysID: LpmP.18.0930) codes for MKSANRSAAGQPAAAPTAAAMATGSLLQEVYFEKQVLKLGMDGSKLPRRVVVTDTHIYVCVPSGGITRTIAVRRIEWVTLCPREDVADDDDADSHAGCTETSDSAAAPGGAGSDDPTKPLSTRKREKATSLFTSAFSQSGGIASKKELETPHTSRADVSPASSSHHHSSSTAAKVGRKVLTSAAAERSVTVVAIGIAQEPALALQFYSAVDGEDFVAALREASHMPTTAVFNVPNEEGPADVAGRLLPLLPGRCEGPIAPRALKREADGLNVDNHKPHTGDRRGVEKVQLSPPRSPRSPTAPPQPAAHSALLPQERRGSGGSDSSHGKRSRSRESVRTVEPEQAAQPCLGLSDRLLQHRSGDLPPPATSTAAYAPDTKAPWHSPLQEPSKSQRLTNGLPLERWTPSPLRAAPHREVPTPPLLKLIHSSPTEDRSGSIFCSHGINAIQSLHDAANETGRALSQEWLPDLTDASTTSSAMLKPAPFCHKVAAPVTSQKASNGLWRCRRDSTRVAPASLTPAEVTSCRSLFSGEVNTTQGVDPIPSTLLAAAPQTSSMVTRGGARDAPLDMNALQAELATQSTTVAQLQRTLQAHESLLIELANAKADLRGLWATLSERDAQCDRWQAACSQAEERVRVLHRQHECVLAEQKERLQAAHRAELETVQEAFEKYDAKMSAFVEQLQHSHRKEMAQWQHERRTLLFQLNEQQQRDIEVYHRLRAAEVAAQAQYEAQSRCSSAPHVHQYANTHAHQDACRSVKDKLERYNAQRQSSAVVAGAIHSPRDPGTLSRRGPQELSMQRNPVSAGWPLPRATSPSNTMPQLSAHRLLDSDPDVEDEVNQGHPTANYSTAALTQCSRSYIQAHLQTPSPFPLGDCIPSAADTGKGGHTLSRRSYV; via the coding sequence ATGAAGAGCGCCAACAGGTCAGCTGCAGGGcagccagctgctgcgccgactgcagcagcgatggcgacggGATCACTGTTACAGGAGGTGTACTTCGAGAAGCAGGTCTTGAAGCTTGGCATGGACGGCAGCAAGCTTCCCAGGCGTGTAGTGGTGacggacacacacatctACGTGTGTGTCCCTTCGGGGGGCATCACTCGCACCATCGCTGTGCGGCGCATAGAGTGGGTGACCCTGTGCCCGCGCGAGGACgtcgccgacgacgacgacgcagacAGTCATGCAGGTTGCACTGAGACATCGGATAGCGCAGCCGCCcccggcggtgctggcagcgATGACCCCACCAAGCCGTTGTCAACgcggaagagggagaaggcgacgTCGCTCTTCACCTCTGCTTTCTCGCAGAGTGGTGGCATCGCAAGCAAAAAGGAGCTCGAGACACCCCACACAAGCCGTGCCGACGTATCACCAGCATCATCGTCACATCACCACTCAAGCTCCACAGCTGCCAAGGTGGGACGCAAAGTGCTGacgtctgctgcagccgagCGGTCGGTCACGGTCGTTGCCATCGGCATCGCCCAGGAGCCCGCACTTGCCTTGCAGTTTTACAGCGCCGTTGACGGGGAGGACTTtgtcgcggcgctgcgcgaggcgtCGCATATGCCGACCACCGCTGTCTTTAACGTGCCCAATGAGGAGGGGCCGGCAGATGTAGCCGGGCGTTTGTTGCCATTGCTGCCCGGGCGTTGTGAGGGCCCCATCGCGCCTCGAGCCCTGAAGCGAGAAGCAGACGGCCTCAACGTGGACAATCACAAGCCCCACACGGGAGACAGACGCGGTGTGGAGAAGGTTCAGCTCTCGCCACCACGAAGTCCTCGCAGCCCaaccgcgccgccgcagcccgCAGCACACTCCGCTTTGCTGCCTCAAGAAAggaggggcagcggcggcagtgatAGCAGCCACGGAAAGCGCTCCAGGTCAAGAGAAAGCGTGCGCACGGTGGAACCGGAACAAGCTGCTCAGCCGTGTCTCGGACTCTCTGACCGCCTGCTTCAGCACCGCAGTGGTGATCTACCGCCGCCTGCCACCTCCACTGCGGCGTATGCACCAGACACAAAGGCACCCTGGCACTCTCCTCTACAAGAACCGAGTAAATCCCAGAGGCTGACGAACGGTTTACCCTTAGAACGCTGGACGCCGTCTCcgctgcgcgctgcaccgcatcGCGAGGTCCCCACCCCGCCACTACTGAAACTCATTCACAGCTCACCAACCGAAGACCGAAGCGGTAGCATATTCTGCAGCCACGGCATCAACGCTATTCAAAGCCTCCATGACGCTGCGAACGAGACGGGGAGAGCACTGTCGCAGGAGTGGCTTCCCGACCTAACCGACGCTTCGACGACGTCATCGGCTATGCTCAAGCCAGCGCCTTTCTGCCACAAAGTAGCGGCGCCAGTGACAAGCCAAAAGGCGTCGAATGGATTGTGGCGTTGTCGACGCGACAGTACACGAGTCGCACCAGCGTCGCTGACACCGGCCGAGGTGACTTCATGTCGAAGTCTCTTTTCTGGCGAGGTCAACACCACACAGGGCGTCGATCCGATTCCCAGCACCTTGctagcggcagcgccgcaaaCTTCGTCCATGGTCACacgcggcggtgctcgcgACGCTCCTCTCGACATGAATGCCCTTCAAGCAGAGCTGGCGACTCAATCGACcaccgtggcgcagctgcagcgaacTCTGCAAGCGCACGAATCGCTGTTGATCGAGCTCGCAAATGCAAAAGCGGATTTGCGTGGACTCTGGGCCACCCTCAGCGAGCGCGATGCGCAGTGTGACAGGTGGCAAGCCGCCTGCAGTCAAGCTGAGGAACGTGTTCGAGTGTTGCACCGCCAGCACGAGTGCGTACTGGCTGAGCAGAAAGAACGACTGCAGGCGGCTCATCGTGCGGAATTGGAAACGGTGCAGGAGGCCTTTGAAAAGTACGACGCAAAGATGTCCGCCTTCGTTGAACAGCTGCAACACAGCCATCGTAAAGAGatggcgcagtggcagcacgagcggcgcacgcttctctttcagctgaatgagcagcagcagagggatATCGAAGTGTACCATCGCCTGCGAGCGGCCGAAGTTGCGGCACAAGCACAATATGAGGCCCAGAGCCGATGCTCCTCAGCACCGCACGTGCACCAATACGCGAACACGCATGCACATCAGGATGCTTGTCGGTCTGTGAAAGATAAGCTCGAGCGTTAcaatgcgcagcggcagtcaTCAGCTGTCGTTGCTGGTGCCATCCACTCTCCACGGGACCCCGGCACGTTAAGCCGACGTGGCCCGCAGGAGTTGTCCATGCAACGTAATCCGGTCTCTGCGGGTTGGCCACTCCCGAGAGCGACTTCGCCTTCAAATACGATGCCGCAGCTCAGCGCGCACCGACTCTTGGACAGCGACCCGGACGTGGAGGACGAAGTGAACCAGGGCCACCCAACTGCAAACTACAGCACCGCGGCTCTGACTCAGTGTTCTCGCTCTTACATTCAAGCACACCTCCAGACGCCGTCACCGTTCCCGCTAGGCGACTGCATTCCTAGTGCCGCTGACACTGGGAAGGGTGGGCACACGCTGAGCCGTCGCTCCTACGTGTAG
- a CDS encoding nucleolar RNA-associated protein (Nrap)-like protein (TriTrypDB/GeneDB-style sysID: LpmP.18.0940) has product MALQRYQLSWSDQLMTRVEAHLRDIHSVLHEYYESCGYPTEVETRHVAIIQRAVTGTREESEFATVTAAAPALQLDVVSPVGSFLLRTCVHDTPFPELHAQRGVGADLVLSIPVNRCTAADLKGGLYLERRQSFLHEIQGYLEQLVSGAAKQKSDSSAAAAAVDVAASDTDSDRDSEEGRGASSRSRQHGKVTQGAEKEELNVAAAARLSRVEVRVVPIHGCYALADKQILQLRFRRRRAAAAAAVDAYETFFVNLHFRPSAFPGHAVDMAVVRRHPYYSYCILEDYLMPHYLKKLHEVCIASASVRRAIVVLKCWAHHTGLMSAASGHPEALNGFVVAAIVLRLLEEGIVTAGMSLDNIVRAVWVQLSRGFFLGTPETVGSSAARPVKVPAAEEQGEVSVLRLAGEPHNILFRTSAAFFRHVVGPAAEEALQHPFAVEVVDRIAFQPLPLRYDVALTVQLSQTTTSPVETMDRSPAAIKKSSLWRAPRVEAIQDTLRVLKEALGVRCNYITVWRTDADRLRVVVQLTSEAEGRNRLTRGPPIEDTSAVERFNTFWGTGLTSTRQFSDGAIYRCVLWTFPEDQGTHTTVALSASTVLCRIVEFALRAHVAPEAAVAVLLGGLDGYLAERVGGEWRDAAPLMQRSLLEATKAVQYMLQNLPRGSVPCRIVSLDVIAASERHTEVFPVRPHLALTYTTDDLADASFAGLSTAPTIEPIHCVLNIDDNHKIPDTMEAIAMMKGAIAAQLAKTLQAHYGGKSSSSDVVRSPIRTQCTSQSVDIIYRGYLFRVYVAHYREVSLLRALQRDTEANLLEMKLHWTAQHAKFMRTIAFGHHSYSHAVRLAKRWIGAMYLYEFVQPEAVELLVAHAYLQPAPHTPKTPAGGFLRFLQLLATHDWSTPLVLPFTDDDNDKTAVAAAALVRKLGDQQGMFIATPYAPAASPFTVLTPRLMIMGRLVQLAQSVVAVLLRHLEGHNATAGEVEAFTSSPCAFDFAMKFHPRLVLQPDRALSIGAAAASVASALHEAAPPSGIVLASSEADTLAAEEAAAAANAVIRLWQLDELDADTNGREYINQLVEREPAAHAVRIARAALRERGMMFYDALAPSSLYVVGISAERQVAKSRQLHDAILQVGRGALLPAPPSAFTPVVEVSHSSDAAGHAGFESKDDHRPHVPAHHQGRAAPRLRGAVLHKQSEKAATGALQLPQHHHKRSRSTKDHRGPAAAVAEAAHAKKTKRETAVEASPSTEASPAPAVAKKRSQKMAKATKVHE; this is encoded by the coding sequence ATGGCACTGCAACGCTACCAACTCAGCTGGTCGGACCAGCTGATGACGCGGGTGGAGGCACACCTCCGCGACATCCACAGCGTGCTACACGAGTACTACGAAAGTTGTGGCTATCCCACGGAGGTAGAGACCCGCCACGTGGCGATCATTCAACGGGCAGTGACAGGGACacgagaggaaagcgagTTCGCCACCGTTACGGCGGCTGCTCCCGCTCTTCAGTTGGACGTCGTCAGTCCCGTCGGTAGCTTCTTGCTTCGCACGTGCGTTCACGACACACCGTTTCCTgagctgcacgcgcagcgcGGTGTGGGCGCAGACTTGGTGCTCTCCATTCCTGTCaaccgctgcaccgctgcagacCTGAAAGGCGGTCTCTACCTCGAGCGCCGTCAGTCCTTTCTCCACGAGATCCAGGGGTACTTGGAGCAACTCGTGAGCGGTGCAGCGAAGCAGAAGTCAGactcctccgcagcggcggcggcggtggacgTTGCAGCCTCCGACACAGATAGCGACagagacagcgaggaggGTCGAGGCGCGTCTTCTCGAAGTCGTCAGCACGGCAAGGTAACCCAGGGGgcggaaaaggaggagctgaacgtggccgccgccgcgcgacTCAGTCGGGTGGAGGTGCGTGTGGTGCCGATTCACGGGTGTTATGCACTGGCAGACAAACAgattctgcagctgcgcttccgccggcgtcgcgccgccgccgccgccgccgtcgacgcCTACGAAACCTTCTTTGTGAACCTCCATTTCCGCCCCTCCGCCTTTCCTGGACACGCCGTGGATATGGCGGTAGTGCGCAGGCACCCGTACTACAGCTACTGCATCCTGGAAGACTACCTCATGCCGCACTATCTGAAGAAGCTGCACGAAGTGTGCAttgccagcgccagcgtgcGCCGCGCCATCGTCGTGCTGAAGTGCTGGGCCCATCACACCGGCCTCATGTCCGCCGCCTCAGGGCATCCGGAGGCGCTGAACGGGTTCGTCGTTGCTGCCATCGTTTTACGTCTGCTCGAGGAGGGCATCGTGACAGCAGGCATGTCTCTGGACAACATTGTACGCGCTGTGTGGGTGCAACTCTCGCGGGGCTTCTTCCTTGGCACTCCAGAGACAGTcgggagcagcgccgcccgccCTGTTAAGGtgccggcagcggaggaacAGGGTGAGGTGAGCGTTCTGCGCCTTGCAGGCGAGCCGCACAACATCCTCTTCCGCACATCCGCTGCCTTCTTCAGGCATGTTGTGGGCCCTGCCGCGGAGGAGGCCCTGCAGCACCCATTCGCTGTCGAAGTAGTCGATCGCATCGCCTTCCAGCCTCTCCCGCTGCGCTACGATGTGGCCCTCACCGTCCAGTTGAGCCAGACTACCACGTCTCCTGTGGAAACGATGGATCGCTCTCCGGCTGCCATCAAGAAGAGCAGTCTCTGGCGCGCCCCACGCGTCGAGGCGATCCAGGACACGCTGCGAGTGCTGAAGGAGGCACTAGGTGTGCGGTGTAACTACATTACCGTCTGGAGAACCGACGCAGACCGTCTGCGGGTTGTCGTGCAGCTCACCAGCGAAGCAGAGGGTCGCAACCGCCTCACCCGCGGACCGCCCATCGAAGACACCAGCGCTGTCGAGCGCTTCAACACTTTCTGGGGCACTGGCCTCACCTCGACGCGCCAATtcagcgacggcgccatcTACCGCTGCGTGCTGTGGACCTTTCCGGAGGACCAGGGCACGCACACGACTGTAGCCTTGTCCGCCTCTACGGTGTTGTGCCGCATCGTCGAGTTTGCACTGCGCGCGCATGTTGCGCccgaggcggcagtggcagtgctgcttggCGGCCTGGACGGATACCTGGCGGAGCGGGTCGGCGGCGAGTGGCGCGACGCCGCCCcgctgatgcagcgcagCCTCCTCGAGGCAACCAAGGCGGTGCAGTACATGCTGCAGAACCTGCCGCGCGGCAGTGTGCCCTGCCGCATCGTTTCCCTCGACGTCATCGCTGCGAGCGAACGCCACACCGAGGTATTCCCAGTTCGCCCGCACTTGGCTCTCACATACACGACAGACGACCTTGCCGATGCGAGCTTTGCAGGACTGAGCACGGCGCCAACGATCGAGCCGATCCATTGCGTGCTGAACATCGACGACAACCACAAGATCCCTGACACAATGGAGGCAATTGCAATGATGAAGGGTGCCATTGCTGCCCAGCTGGCCAAgacgctgcaggcgcacTATGGtgggaagagcagcagcagcgacgttgTACGCAGCCCCATCCGCACCCAGTGTACCAGCCAGTCTGTCGACATCATCTACCGCGGCTACCTCTTCCGTGTCTACGTCGCCCACTACCGTGAAGTGTCTCTTCTACGTGCTTTGCAGCGTGACACAGAGGCAAACTTGCTGGAGATGAAGCTGCACTGGACTGCGCAGCACGCCAAGTTTATGCGCACCATCGCATTTGGCCATCACAGCTACTCGCACGCGGTGAGGCTGGCGAAGCGGTGGATAGGTGCCATGTACCTCTACGAGTTTGTGCAACCAGAAGCAGTCGAGCTGCTTGTAGCGCACGCGTACCTGCAGCCGGCGCCGCACACGCCCAAGACACCTGCTGGGGGCTTCCTGCGCtttctccagctcctcgccACGCATGACTGGTCAACACCACTGGTGCTTCCCTTCACCGAtgacgacaacgacaagaccgccgtggcggcggcggcgctagTGCGCAAGCTTGGCGACCAACAAGGCATGTTTATCGCTACACCCTACGCACCAGCCGCGAGTCCGTTCACGGTGCTAACGCCGCGGCTGATGATTATGGGTCGTCTTGTACAGCTGGCCCAGTCAGTGgtggctgtgctgctgcgccaccttgaGGGCCACAACGCGACAGCtggtgaggtggaggcgtTCACATCCAGCCCGTGCGCCTTCGACTTTGCGATGAAGTTCCACCCGCGCCTAGTGCTGCAGCCTGATCGGGCCCTCAGCatcggcgctgcagcagcgtcggtaGCGTCTGCGCTACACGAAGCAGCGCCTCCAAGTGGCATCGTGCTAGCCTCCAGTGAGGCGGACACGCtggcggcagaggaagccgcagcagcagccaacgCTGTCATTCGCCTCTGGCAGCTAGATGAGCTGGACGCCGACACCAACGGGCGGGAGTACATCAATCAGCTTGTCGAACGAGAGCCGGCGGCGCATGCTGTGCGCATCGCccgtgcagcgctgcgtgaACGTGGTATGATGTTCTACGACGCGCTCGCCCCGTCCTCCCTCTATGTTGTGGGCATCAGCGCCGAGAGGCAAGTCGCCAAAAgccggcagctgcacgaCGCCATTCTACAGGTAGGGCGAGGCGCACTTTTGCCGGCACCGCCGAGCGCGTTCACTCCTGTCGTGGAGGTGTCGCATAGCTCAGATGCTGCGGGACACGCTGGGTTTGAATCCAAGGACGACCATCGTCCTCATGTCCCCGCACACCACCAGGGgagggcggcgccgcggctcCGCGGGGCCGTCTTGCACAAACAGAGCGAGAAGGCCGCGACGGGCGCACTCCAGCttccgcagcaccaccacaagcGCAGTCGCAGCACAAAGGACCACCGCGGCccggccgccgctgttgctgaggCCGCGCACGcgaagaagacgaagagggaaaCGGCGGTCGAGGCTAGCCCTTCCACGGAAGCTTCgccggcgccagcggtggcCAAGAAGCGCTCTCAGAAGATGGCCAAGGCTACGAAAGTGCACGAGTAG
- a CDS encoding hypothetical protein (TriTrypDB/GeneDB-style sysID: LpmP.18.0950) encodes MLSWSGRASVVRCTSVAAHCPAAATSQLLFYSSQRNGHGARDPHRDSLLPHAASTAAPAPAAVHTQRARARKALKRTSLLEQLLDCNGGKSGTEDLSKVPSGDGLVASATAASPSVPVLHPAAAMSPAYITSSEFASAPIPKQPQHVWPPHRTHSAAAAAPLPSPAASAELQRQQQALRGAFTHARQHHNVRLAKDPGVYRAECRAFRQAHQGRSPTQQEVSRIVAVPLAPVAALKTLAHVNGKRSSLHATTEAAVMLHNAVVKNELVKSNTPQLVRCLRCFHVYAARPRTLWGGEVEQSFTEYEKAQKAQQHQRTAPGKRARSVDQRRRAYEDDPICCPKCRSPRAQWMMEYVHHHTHERV; translated from the coding sequence ATGCTCTCGTGGAGTGGCAGAGCGTCTGTCGTGCGCTGCACTTCTGTAGCAGCGCACTGccccgccgcggcgacatcgcagctcctcttctACTCCTCACAGCGAAACGGCCACGGGGCTCGCGATCCGCATCGCGACAGTCTGCTGCCTCACGCTGCGTCAACGGCTGCAcccgcgccagcagcggtgcacacgcagcgagCGCGCGCCCGTAAAGCTTTAAAACGAACAtcgctgctcgagcagcttCTCGACTGCAATGGTGGCAAGAGCGGCACCGAAGACTTGAGCAAGGTGCCATCCGGCGATGGTCTCGTAGCGTCtgcaacagcggcgtcgccgtcggtACCGGTCCTCCATCCTGCGGCCGCCATGTCGCCGGCATATATTACTTCGTCCGAATTTGCTAGCGCACCCATCCCAAAGCAGCCTCAGCACGTGTGGCCGCCACATAGAACGCacagcgccgcagccgcagcacctctacCCTCgcctgccgcctccgcagagttgcagcggcagcagcaagccCTCCGCGGTGCCTTCACGCACGCGCGACAGCACCACAATGTGCGTCTTGCCAAAGACCCTGGTGTCTACCGCGCAGAGTGCCGGGCTTTCCGCCAGGCTCATCAAGGTCGATCTCCGACGCAGCAAGAGGTGAGCCGCATCGTCGCTGTTCCACTGGCGCCGGTTGCGGCGCTCAAGACCCTAGCCCACGTGAATGGCAAGCGATCCTCGCTGCACGCCACAACCGAGGCCGCCGTGATGCTGCACAATGCGGTGGTAAAAAATGAGCTAGTGAAAAGCAACACGCCTCAGCTCGTCCGCTGCCTTCGCTGCTTTCACGTCTACGCGGCTCGCCCTCGAACACTGTGGGGAGGCGAAGTGGAGCAGAGCTTCACCGAGTACGAGAAGGCACAGAAGGCGCAGCAACATCAGAGGACTGCACCTGGCAAGCGTGCGAGGAGCGTGGACCAACGTCGACGTGCGTACGAAGATGACCCGATCTGCTGTCCAAAGTGTCGCAGCCCTCGTGCGCAGTGGATGATGGAGTACGTGCACCATCACACTCATGAGCGAGTGTGA